From a region of the Enterobacter cancerogenus genome:
- a CDS encoding AsmA family protein, protein MKFIGKLLIYLLVALLIVVLAFYFLLQTRWGASQASSWVTENTAYELNFDQMDHRFSSPSHIVLKNVTFGRDGKPATLVAKTVDIGLSSRQITDPLHMDTITLFDGTLNLSPQTAPLPFQADRLQLNNMAFNSPNTEWDLSAQKVTGGVSPWQPEAGNVLGKNAQIQMSAGSLTLNGVPATNVLIEGKLNGKEVVLNTIGADMARGSLTGSAQRNADGGWVIDTLRLNDIRLQSEKTLADFFAPLTTVPSLQIGRLEVTDARLQGPDWAVTDLDLSLRNLTLAKGDWQSQDGRLSMNASEFIYGSLHLFDPILNTEFSPQGIALRQFTSRWEGGMVRTSGNWLRDGKALVLDDAAIAGLEYTLPENWKTLWMEPLPEWLNSVTLKKFGLSRNLVIDIDPAFPWQITSLDGYGANLQLAKDRQWGVWSGSATLNGAAATFNRVDVRRPSLALNANAATVNITELSAFTEKGILEATATVSQLAQRQTTVSLNGRGVPLNIINQWGWPALPIAGDGNMQLTASGSIQAHAPLKPTVNGKLSAVNMDKQQVQQTMTGGVVSTPVQ, encoded by the coding sequence ATGAAATTTATTGGAAAGCTCCTTATCTATCTTTTGGTGGCCCTGCTTATTGTAGTGCTGGCATTCTATTTTCTGCTTCAGACACGCTGGGGCGCGTCGCAGGCCAGCAGTTGGGTAACGGAAAATACCGCCTACGAACTCAATTTCGACCAGATGGATCACCGCTTTTCATCGCCTTCCCACATCGTTCTGAAAAACGTCACCTTCGGGCGCGATGGCAAACCCGCCACGCTGGTCGCCAAAACGGTCGATATTGGTCTGAGCAGCCGTCAAATCACCGATCCGCTGCATATGGACACCATTACCCTGTTTGACGGGACGTTGAACCTCTCCCCGCAGACCGCGCCGCTGCCTTTCCAGGCAGACCGCCTGCAGCTGAACAACATGGCTTTTAACAGCCCGAATACCGAGTGGGATTTGAGCGCGCAAAAAGTGACGGGCGGCGTGAGCCCGTGGCAGCCCGAGGCGGGTAACGTGCTGGGCAAAAATGCGCAGATCCAGATGAGCGCGGGTTCGCTCACCCTGAACGGCGTCCCGGCGACCAACGTGCTGATTGAGGGCAAACTCAACGGCAAGGAGGTGGTGCTTAACACCATCGGTGCCGATATGGCGCGCGGCTCGCTCACCGGCTCGGCCCAGCGCAACGCCGATGGCGGCTGGGTTATCGATACCCTGCGTCTGAATGATATCCGCCTGCAGAGCGAAAAAACGCTCGCCGATTTTTTCGCGCCGCTCACCACCGTTCCGTCCCTGCAGATTGGTCGGCTGGAGGTGACCGACGCGCGTCTTCAGGGGCCGGACTGGGCGGTGACCGATCTTGATTTAAGCCTGCGCAACCTGACGCTCGCCAAAGGCGACTGGCAGAGCCAGGACGGGCGTCTGTCGATGAACGCCAGCGAGTTTATCTACGGCTCGCTGCATCTGTTCGATCCTATTCTGAATACGGAGTTCTCCCCGCAGGGCATCGCGCTGCGTCAGTTCACCTCCCGCTGGGAAGGCGGTATGGTCCGCACGTCCGGCAACTGGCTGCGCGACGGTAAAGCACTGGTCCTGGACGATGCCGCCATCGCCGGGCTGGAGTACACCCTGCCTGAAAACTGGAAAACGCTGTGGATGGAGCCATTGCCGGAGTGGCTGAACAGCGTGACGCTGAAAAAATTTGGCCTGAGTCGCAATCTGGTCATTGATATCGACCCGGCCTTCCCGTGGCAGATAACCTCGCTTGACGGTTACGGCGCGAACCTGCAGCTGGCTAAAGATCGCCAGTGGGGCGTGTGGAGCGGCAGCGCAACGCTCAACGGCGCGGCGGCCACCTTTAACCGTGTTGACGTGCGGCGTCCGTCCCTGGCGCTGAATGCGAACGCCGCGACGGTGAACATTACCGAGCTTAGCGCCTTCACGGAAAAAGGCATTCTGGAAGCGACGGCGACGGTTTCACAGCTGGCGCAGCGTCAAACCACCGTCAGCCTGAATGGCCGCGGCGTACCGCTCAATATCATCAACCAGTGGGGATGGCCCGCATTGCCAATCGCGGGCGACGGCAATATGCAGCTGACCGCCAGCGGCAGCATCCAGGCCCACGCGCCGCTGAAGCCAACGGTTAACGGGAAGCTGAGTGCGGTGAATATGGATAAACAGCAGGTGCAGCAGACGATGACAGGCGGAGTGGTATCAACACCTGTGCAATAA
- the yicI gene encoding alpha-xylosidase, which yields MKISDGNWLIQPGLNVTYPVQVFDVEQQGNDLVVYVAPRDVRERTWQLDTLMFTVRLFAPQEGIVGVRIEHFQGALDNGPHYPLNVLNDVKVEIENNAEFAELKSGSISVRVTKGEFWALDFLRNGQRITGSQLKNNGYVQDGNTDHNYMFERLDLGVGETVYGLGERFTALVRNGQTVETWNRDGGTSTEQSYKNIPFYLTNRGYGVLVNHPENVSFEIGSEKVSKVQFSVEGEYLEYFVIDGPTPKEVLNRYTQFTGRPALPPAWSFGLWLTTSFTTNYDEATVNSFIDGMAERDLPLHVFHFDCFWMKAFQWCDFEWDPVTFPDPEGMIRRLKEKGLKVCVWINPYIGQKSPVFKELKEKGYLLKRPDGSLWQWDKWQPGLAIYDFTNPEACRWYADKLKGLVDIGVDCFKTDFGERIPTDVQWFDGSDPQKMHNHYAYIYNELVWNVLKETVGEDEAVLFARSASVGAQQFPVHWGGDCYANYESMAESLRGGLSIGLSGFGFWSHDIGGFENTAPAHVYKRWCAFGLFSSHSRLHGSKSYRVPWAYDDESCDVVRHFTQLKCRMMPYLYRQAALAREFGTPMLRAMMLEFPNDPACDYLDRQYMLGDAVMVAPVFSEAGDVQFYLPEGRWTHLWHNDELQGSRWHKQQHDFLSLPVYVRDNTLLALGNNDRKPDYAWNEGTAFQLFNLNDGATAVSDVPAADGSLAFTLKASRQGDSITITGAGEARNWSVCLRNVQKVSSVKGGSHAGSEWGVVVKAEGNEVVVHL from the coding sequence ATGAAAATCAGTGATGGAAACTGGCTTATTCAACCGGGCCTGAACGTGACGTATCCGGTTCAGGTGTTCGATGTGGAGCAGCAGGGCAACGACCTGGTGGTGTACGTGGCACCGCGCGACGTGCGCGAACGCACCTGGCAACTCGATACATTGATGTTCACCGTTCGCCTGTTTGCCCCGCAGGAGGGGATTGTCGGGGTGCGCATCGAGCATTTCCAGGGCGCGCTGGATAACGGCCCGCACTATCCGCTGAACGTTCTCAACGACGTGAAGGTCGAGATTGAAAACAACGCGGAGTTTGCCGAGCTGAAAAGCGGCAGCATCAGCGTGCGCGTGACCAAAGGGGAATTCTGGGCGCTGGACTTCTTGCGCAACGGACAGCGGATTACCGGCAGCCAGCTGAAAAATAACGGCTACGTGCAGGACGGTAACACCGATCACAACTACATGTTCGAGCGCCTGGACCTGGGGGTAGGGGAAACGGTCTACGGCCTGGGCGAGCGTTTTACCGCGCTGGTGCGCAACGGCCAGACGGTAGAAACCTGGAACCGCGATGGCGGTACCAGCACCGAGCAATCCTACAAAAACATCCCGTTCTACCTCACCAACCGCGGCTACGGCGTGCTGGTGAACCATCCGGAAAACGTGTCGTTTGAGATCGGCTCAGAGAAAGTCTCTAAGGTGCAGTTCAGCGTTGAAGGCGAATATCTGGAATATTTCGTGATCGACGGCCCGACGCCGAAAGAGGTGCTCAACCGCTACACGCAGTTTACTGGCCGTCCGGCGCTGCCGCCCGCGTGGTCGTTTGGCCTGTGGCTGACCACCTCATTTACCACCAACTACGACGAAGCGACGGTTAACAGCTTTATCGACGGCATGGCCGAACGCGACCTGCCCCTGCACGTCTTCCACTTCGACTGTTTCTGGATGAAGGCCTTCCAGTGGTGTGATTTTGAGTGGGACCCGGTGACCTTCCCGGACCCGGAAGGGATGATCCGCCGCCTCAAGGAGAAGGGGCTGAAGGTCTGCGTGTGGATCAACCCCTATATCGGCCAGAAGTCGCCGGTGTTTAAAGAGCTGAAAGAGAAAGGCTATTTGCTCAAGCGCCCGGACGGTTCGCTGTGGCAGTGGGACAAATGGCAGCCGGGGCTGGCGATTTACGACTTTACCAACCCGGAAGCCTGCCGGTGGTATGCCGACAAGCTCAAGGGCCTGGTAGATATTGGCGTGGATTGCTTTAAAACCGACTTCGGCGAGCGCATCCCGACAGATGTGCAGTGGTTCGACGGGTCCGATCCGCAGAAGATGCATAACCACTACGCCTACATTTACAACGAACTGGTGTGGAACGTGCTAAAAGAGACAGTGGGCGAAGACGAGGCGGTGCTGTTTGCCCGCTCGGCGTCCGTCGGTGCGCAACAATTCCCGGTTCACTGGGGCGGCGACTGCTACGCCAACTATGAATCTATGGCAGAAAGCCTGCGCGGCGGGCTGTCGATTGGTCTGTCCGGCTTTGGTTTCTGGAGCCACGATATCGGCGGGTTCGAAAACACCGCTCCGGCGCACGTCTATAAACGCTGGTGTGCCTTCGGTCTGTTCTCCAGCCATAGCCGCCTGCACGGCAGCAAATCCTATCGTGTGCCGTGGGCGTACGATGACGAATCTTGCGACGTGGTGCGCCACTTCACCCAGCTAAAATGCCGGATGATGCCGTACCTGTATCGCCAGGCGGCGCTGGCCCGCGAGTTCGGGACGCCGATGCTGCGCGCAATGATGCTGGAGTTCCCGAACGATCCGGCGTGTGATTATCTTGACCGTCAGTACATGCTGGGGGATGCGGTGATGGTTGCGCCAGTGTTCTCCGAAGCGGGTGACGTGCAGTTTTATCTGCCGGAAGGGCGCTGGACGCACCTGTGGCATAACGATGAACTTCAGGGCAGCCGCTGGCATAAGCAGCAGCACGATTTCCTGAGCCTGCCGGTCTATGTGCGCGATAACACCCTGCTGGCGCTGGGCAACAACGATCGCAAGCCGGACTATGCGTGGAATGAGGGGACGGCCTTCCAGCTGTTTAACCTGAATGACGGTGCAACGGCGGTGAGCGACGTCCCTGCGGCGGACGGCTCATTGGCGTTTACCCTTAAGGCGTCACGTCAGGGCGACAGCATTACAATTACAGGGGCTGGCGAGGCGCGGAACTGGTCAGTCTGCTTGCGCAACGTGCAGAAGGTGAGCAGCGTGAAGGGCGGTTCACACGCAGGTAGCGAGTGGGGCGTGGTGGTGAAAGCCGAGGGAAATGAGGTGGTTGTTCACCTCTGA
- a CDS encoding glycoside-pentoside-hexuronide family transporter translates to MSEVLSVKEKIGYGMGDAASHIIFDNVMLYMMFFYTDIFGIPAGFVGTMFLLARALDAISDPCMGLIADRTRSRWGKFRPWILFGAIPFGIVCVLAYTTPDLSLNGKMIYAAVTYTLLTLLYTVVNIPYCALGGVITNDPTQRISLQSWRFVLATAGGMLSTVLMMPLVKLIGGEDKAFGFQGGIAVLSVVAFLMLAFCFFTTKERIQVPPSTTSMREDLRDIWHNDQWRIVGVLTILNILAVCVRGGAMMYYCTWIMGSPEVFVAFLTTYCVGNLIGSALAKPLTDWKCKVSIFWWTNAALAVVSVAMFFVPMHATVLMFAFIFVIGVLHQLVTPIQWVMMSDTVDYGEWTNGKRLTGISFAGTLFVLKLGLALGGALIGWMLAGGGYDAAAKTQNSATISIIVGLFTLVPAICYVLSAIIAKRYYTLKTPFLIKIMGELAQGARRNQQEFENLPVSKELQN, encoded by the coding sequence ATGAGCGAAGTACTGTCTGTAAAAGAGAAGATTGGCTACGGCATGGGCGATGCCGCCAGCCATATCATTTTTGATAACGTTATGTTGTATATGATGTTTTTCTACACCGATATCTTTGGTATCCCCGCCGGGTTTGTCGGCACCATGTTCCTGCTGGCGCGCGCCCTGGATGCCATCTCCGACCCGTGCATGGGGCTGATCGCCGACCGCACCCGCAGCCGCTGGGGCAAGTTCCGTCCGTGGATACTGTTCGGCGCGATCCCGTTTGGCATCGTCTGCGTGCTGGCCTACACCACGCCAGACCTCAGCCTGAACGGCAAAATGATTTACGCCGCCGTTACCTATACTCTGCTGACCCTGCTCTATACCGTGGTGAATATTCCTTACTGCGCGCTGGGCGGGGTGATCACCAACGACCCGACGCAGCGTATCTCCCTGCAGTCCTGGCGCTTTGTGCTGGCGACGGCGGGAGGGATGCTCTCCACGGTGCTGATGATGCCGCTGGTGAAGTTGATTGGCGGGGAAGACAAGGCCTTTGGTTTCCAGGGCGGGATCGCCGTGCTGTCGGTGGTCGCGTTCCTGATGCTGGCGTTCTGCTTCTTCACCACCAAAGAGCGCATCCAGGTGCCGCCGAGCACCACCTCCATGCGTGAAGACCTGCGCGACATCTGGCACAACGACCAGTGGCGCATCGTGGGCGTGCTCACCATCCTCAACATTCTCGCCGTCTGCGTGCGCGGCGGCGCGATGATGTACTACTGCACCTGGATCATGGGCTCGCCAGAAGTGTTCGTCGCGTTCCTCACCACCTACTGCGTCGGCAACCTGATTGGCTCCGCACTGGCGAAACCGCTCACCGACTGGAAATGCAAGGTCAGCATCTTCTGGTGGACCAACGCCGCGCTGGCGGTGGTGAGCGTGGCGATGTTCTTCGTGCCGATGCATGCCACCGTCCTGATGTTCGCCTTCATCTTCGTCATTGGCGTGCTGCACCAGCTGGTGACGCCAATCCAGTGGGTGATGATGTCCGATACCGTCGACTACGGCGAATGGACTAACGGCAAACGCCTGACCGGCATCAGCTTCGCGGGTACCTTGTTCGTGCTCAAGCTTGGCCTGGCGCTGGGCGGGGCATTGATCGGCTGGATGCTGGCAGGCGGCGGGTATGACGCGGCGGCCAAAACCCAGAACAGCGCGACCATCAGCATCATTGTTGGCCTGTTTACCCTGGTTCCGGCCATCTGCTACGTGCTGAGCGCCATTATCGCCAAACGCTATTACACGCTGAAAACGCCGTTCCTGATCAAAATCATGGGCGAGCTGGCGCAGGGCGCGCGCCGCAATCAGCAGGAATTTGAGAACCTGCCGGTCAGCAAAGAATTACAGAACTAA
- a CDS encoding TIR domain-containing protein, which translates to MYQEKGNYCAFYVSEPFNQSSLGAHATKDFVYYNLLRSWKGADPSFPFIDSHSSTYSVRDGSDWEKTLKPRLHQRLKNSKNIILFLSSSTINSRAIREEVDYAINTLSLPVIVIYPEFENKEDIHNANGFTKKITDLWDLLPIFRDSKNKVPVMHMPLKKELVKLALKDKDFYLGGNAQNIGYYYS; encoded by the coding sequence ATGTATCAAGAAAAAGGAAATTATTGTGCTTTTTATGTTTCTGAACCTTTTAATCAGAGTTCATTAGGGGCACATGCAACTAAAGATTTTGTATATTATAATTTACTAAGATCATGGAAAGGCGCAGATCCCTCATTTCCATTTATTGATTCTCATAGCTCAACTTATAGTGTTCGGGATGGAAGTGATTGGGAAAAAACTCTTAAACCGAGATTGCATCAAAGACTCAAAAATTCGAAAAACATCATTCTATTTTTAAGTTCATCCACCATCAATTCAAGAGCGATAAGAGAAGAAGTTGATTACGCAATAAATACTCTATCATTACCCGTGATTGTAATATATCCAGAGTTTGAAAATAAAGAGGATATACACAATGCCAATGGCTTCACGAAGAAAATAACTGATCTTTGGGATCTGCTTCCAATTTTTCGTGATTCTAAAAATAAAGTTCCAGTAATGCATATGCCTTTAAAAAAAGAACTTGTCAAATTAGCGTTAAAAGATAAAGACTTCTATTTAGGGGGCAATGCTCAAAATATTGGATATTACTATAGCTGA
- a CDS encoding macro domain-containing protein — translation MKKIQFFDSRVRDNFSKYISTISTVASVLLIFFNIPEDKKIILFAVFLVCLSLLYCKIWWHFNNLREIELDVEGSKVMIKTGDLFLQTGLKCIAFNEYFDTQVDEKIISSTSLNGQYINKKFANSVNELDKIIANYEFEEEEKIEVNDERRAGKKVKYSLGTTCVIDDYLLTAFSHFDKNNKAYLSMPDYLSFLITFWDKVNKVYAQRNVSVPIFGSGITRIKEHKNISDEELLKIMLWTFRISEMRFKYPAKLSIIINHEKIKTINLLDIKSARNGI, via the coding sequence ATGAAAAAAATACAGTTTTTCGATAGCAGAGTGAGAGACAATTTTTCTAAATATATCTCAACAATAAGTACTGTAGCCTCTGTTTTATTAATTTTCTTTAATATACCGGAAGACAAAAAAATTATTTTATTTGCTGTTTTTTTGGTGTGTCTTTCTTTACTTTACTGCAAAATATGGTGGCACTTTAATAACCTTCGAGAAATTGAATTAGATGTTGAAGGTAGTAAAGTAATGATTAAGACTGGAGACTTATTTTTACAAACTGGTTTGAAATGTATAGCATTTAACGAGTATTTTGACACTCAGGTTGACGAAAAAATCATATCATCAACATCTTTAAATGGTCAGTATATTAATAAGAAGTTTGCAAACTCGGTTAATGAACTAGACAAAATAATAGCTAATTATGAATTTGAAGAAGAAGAAAAAATAGAAGTTAATGATGAAAGAAGAGCAGGAAAAAAGGTAAAGTACTCTCTCGGAACGACTTGCGTTATTGATGATTATTTGCTTACTGCCTTTAGTCATTTTGACAAAAACAATAAAGCATATCTTTCTATGCCAGATTATTTATCATTTTTAATAACCTTTTGGGATAAAGTAAATAAAGTGTATGCTCAAAGGAATGTATCTGTTCCTATCTTTGGTTCAGGAATCACGCGAATAAAAGAACATAAAAACATTAGCGATGAAGAACTATTGAAGATTATGCTTTGGACATTTAGAATAAGTGAGATGAGATTCAAATATCCTGCAAAACTTTCAATTATTATTAATCATGAAAAGATTAAAACCATCAATTTATTAGATATCAAATCTGCACGAAATGGAATTTAA
- a CDS encoding toxin-antitoxin system HicB family antitoxin, whose protein sequence is MSIISREKKPKGGGQSPQFKMRIDPALKEQLDAVAAEEGVSLASWLKELARQALVARGIKPKG, encoded by the coding sequence ATGTCAATCATATCGCGCGAAAAAAAGCCAAAAGGTGGTGGGCAATCTCCGCAGTTTAAAATGCGTATTGATCCGGCATTGAAGGAACAGTTGGATGCGGTGGCGGCTGAGGAAGGGGTGAGTCTCGCCAGCTGGTTGAAGGAACTGGCGAGACAAGCGCTAGTCGCCAGAGGTATCAAACCAAAGGGGTGA
- a CDS encoding SymE family type I addiction module toxin — MADTHSTPDTDQSGTEHSLIVGYRPNVLDKSTPKIILSGKWLRAAGFDTGQQVTVKVMKGCIVLVAYNEQEQRLQDDYKRTKAKLSEIEDALAAIQTQLPGKHLAKPNTNHLA, encoded by the coding sequence ATGGCTGATACGCATTCTACCCCAGACACCGACCAATCCGGAACCGAGCACTCGCTAATTGTGGGATACCGCCCGAATGTATTAGACAAATCCACGCCGAAAATCATTCTTTCCGGCAAATGGCTGCGCGCGGCGGGGTTTGATACCGGACAGCAGGTCACGGTCAAGGTGATGAAGGGATGCATCGTTCTGGTGGCGTATAACGAGCAGGAGCAGAGGTTGCAGGATGATTATAAACGGACGAAGGCGAAGCTCAGTGAAATAGAGGACGCGCTCGCTGCGATTCAAACCCAGCTTCCTGGAAAGCACCTCGCAAAACCAAATACAAACCACCTGGCTTAG
- a CDS encoding virulence RhuM family protein codes for MADKNVIQSPAGEFVMFASEDGTVRITCRFENETLWLSQAAIAALYQVTPQAITQHIKAIYEEGELEQKATCKAYLQVQQEGQRKVNRNTLHYSLPVILAIGYRVRSTRGTQFRQWATQTLQEYLVKGFVMDDERLKNPPVGSSAVPDYFEEMLERIRDIRASERRVYLRVREIFALAADYQPSLKETTQFFQTIQNKLHFACTGYTAAELIHHRADASQPHMGLTSYKGEDVRKSDVTTAKNYLSQDEVSELNRVVNMWLDFAEDQAKRRKQVFLQDWQTKLDQFLQFNDRDVLEGAGKISKKAADEKACSEYIEFEKKQRLLKEAEGEKDIVGLLKWDKQDKR; via the coding sequence ATGGCAGATAAAAACGTAATCCAATCCCCGGCGGGTGAATTTGTTATGTTTGCTAGTGAGGACGGTACGGTTCGCATCACATGTCGCTTTGAGAATGAAACGCTCTGGCTATCGCAAGCAGCCATAGCAGCTCTTTATCAAGTCACTCCTCAAGCCATTACTCAGCATATTAAAGCTATTTACGAAGAAGGTGAGCTTGAACAAAAAGCAACTTGTAAGGCTTACTTACAAGTTCAGCAAGAAGGCCAGCGGAAGGTCAATCGGAACACGCTTCACTATAGCCTGCCCGTCATCCTCGCAATCGGTTACCGCGTCCGCTCCACGCGAGGTACACAGTTCCGCCAGTGGGCCACCCAAACGCTTCAGGAATACCTGGTTAAAGGCTTCGTTATGGACGACGAGCGCCTGAAAAATCCGCCTGTCGGATCATCCGCCGTACCTGACTATTTCGAAGAAATGCTGGAACGCATTCGCGATATACGGGCCAGCGAACGCCGGGTCTATCTTCGCGTAAGGGAGATTTTTGCGCTAGCCGCTGACTATCAGCCGTCGCTCAAAGAAACCACGCAATTCTTTCAGACCATCCAGAATAAACTGCATTTTGCCTGCACGGGCTACACCGCAGCTGAGTTGATTCACCACCGCGCAGATGCCAGCCAACCGCATATGGGGCTGACCAGCTATAAAGGCGAAGACGTCCGCAAAAGCGATGTCACCACCGCAAAAAATTATCTGTCTCAGGATGAGGTGAGCGAACTTAATCGCGTCGTGAATATGTGGTTGGATTTTGCCGAAGATCAGGCCAAACGCCGCAAGCAGGTATTTTTACAAGACTGGCAAACCAAACTCGATCAGTTCCTGCAATTCAACGATCGGGACGTATTGGAAGGAGCAGGTAAAATCAGCAAGAAAGCGGCTGATGAAAAGGCGTGCTCAGAATACATTGAGTTTGAAAAAAAGCAGCGCCTGCTGAAAGAAGCCGAAGGAGAGAAAGATATCGTCGGATTATTAAAATGGGATAAGCAGGATAAGCGATAA
- a CDS encoding GNAT family N-acetyltransferase, protein MKIETAVPSQFERLTAIWESAVRATHHFLQESDIAALRPLLLNTYLPGLTVVIARDDAGIIHGFLGVDENRIEMLFVDDASRGKGVGKLLLKYAIAEFGVNEVDVNEQNPQGVAFYRHMGFEQVGRSELDGQGNAFPLLHMRLGAQA, encoded by the coding sequence ATGAAAATAGAAACCGCCGTCCCTTCACAATTTGAACGTCTCACCGCGATCTGGGAATCCGCCGTTCGCGCCACTCACCATTTCTTACAGGAAAGCGATATTGCGGCACTGCGGCCGTTATTGCTCAACACCTATCTGCCTGGCCTGACGGTTGTCATCGCGCGTGATGACGCGGGCATAATTCACGGCTTTTTAGGCGTCGATGAAAACCGGATTGAAATGCTGTTTGTCGACGACGCCAGCCGGGGAAAAGGCGTGGGGAAATTATTGTTGAAATACGCCATCGCAGAATTTGGCGTAAACGAAGTGGACGTGAATGAGCAAAACCCGCAGGGCGTGGCGTTTTACCGGCATATGGGTTTTGAGCAGGTGGGGCGTTCAGAACTGGACGGGCAGGGCAATGCGTTTCCGTTGCTGCATATGCGGCTGGGTGCGCAGGCTTAA
- a CDS encoding GlxA family transcriptional regulator, translating to MKMIIEPSGGSIAAPTTRLHIGLLLWPRFSLLALSGLMEALRNAAKREKTRAFDITLISEHPDIPLCSNVGVSIRPDAAHAPPEHFNYVAVIGGGLKYLAQGYPGDREYLAHAHHMNVPLIGIGTGSFVLAQEGLLNERRASIHPFHLEIFQHAFPQVYAEQGYDFINEGDVLTCPGGISTITLATELIRLHAGNDTAKTAAQQLSLAPLENVTPRPASLALIPDSRLRRVVLLIEQYLTRPLTPAGLASEVALSERQLNRLFHAEFGKTTREFIRSARLRYACWLLKNSQQSVTDIGLRMGFSDCAHFIRHFQTEYGCTPGVWRTSQGYEHM from the coding sequence ATGAAAATGATAATTGAACCGTCCGGGGGCAGTATCGCTGCGCCCACTACACGGCTGCATATCGGGTTGCTGCTGTGGCCCCGGTTTTCGCTGCTGGCGTTATCCGGGTTGATGGAGGCGCTGCGGAATGCGGCAAAGCGTGAGAAGACACGTGCTTTTGACATTACGCTCATCAGCGAGCACCCCGATATCCCGCTGTGCAGCAATGTGGGGGTGAGCATCAGACCCGATGCAGCACATGCCCCGCCTGAGCATTTTAATTATGTCGCGGTGATTGGAGGGGGCCTGAAGTATCTGGCGCAAGGATACCCGGGAGACAGAGAGTATCTTGCGCATGCGCATCACATGAACGTTCCGCTGATTGGCATCGGCACCGGCAGTTTTGTGCTGGCGCAGGAAGGGCTACTGAACGAGCGGCGAGCGTCCATTCATCCTTTCCACCTTGAGATATTCCAACACGCTTTTCCGCAGGTATATGCGGAGCAGGGTTATGATTTTATTAATGAAGGGGATGTCCTGACCTGCCCGGGCGGTATTTCGACCATTACCCTGGCCACTGAGCTGATTCGGCTTCATGCCGGTAATGACACGGCGAAGACCGCCGCTCAGCAGCTCTCCCTTGCCCCGCTTGAGAATGTCACTCCCCGACCAGCCAGCCTTGCCCTCATTCCTGATTCGCGTTTGCGTCGCGTGGTGCTGCTCATTGAACAGTATCTCACCCGGCCGCTCACCCCTGCGGGGCTTGCCAGCGAGGTGGCGCTTAGCGAGCGGCAGCTCAATCGCCTGTTTCATGCCGAGTTTGGTAAAACGACTCGAGAGTTCATCCGCAGTGCCCGTCTTCGTTATGCCTGCTGGCTGCTAAAAAATTCGCAGCAGAGCGTAACGGACATTGGCCTGCGGATGGGCTTTAGCGACTGCGCGCACTTTATCCGCCATTTTCAGACGGAGTATGGCTGCACGCCGGGCGTCTGGCGCACGTCGCAGGGTTATGAGCACATGTAG
- a CDS encoding winged helix-turn-helix domain-containing protein produces the protein MHKHYIINNIVEFHPAASTLRDINNPDRVVVLNSPAGRCLLLLIERAGSIVTQQDFLDIVWQRRGMLVSPNTYYQNISILRKGLKKIGFDVDPIVTIPRIGLTLASDTQIVIKEPATPAPEMAVPETAVQQDTADLRLNEEPGENALPERDSRLARARWLAGMLMILLVLLMSVGIIGHSNARENRFIEDYRFATTIGACHVWLAKGIQTQSERAKALAYVDQFKAECADYPWIYISWYELLPRASVIRCDKSMKEPNRCISDYFIEDR, from the coding sequence ATGCATAAGCATTACATAATAAATAATATTGTTGAGTTTCATCCTGCAGCCAGCACGCTTCGCGATATCAACAATCCGGATCGTGTTGTCGTGCTGAATTCGCCTGCGGGCCGTTGTCTGTTGTTATTAATTGAAAGAGCGGGGTCGATTGTCACCCAGCAGGATTTTCTCGATATTGTGTGGCAACGCCGCGGTATGCTGGTTTCGCCGAATACCTATTACCAAAATATCTCGATTCTGCGCAAAGGGCTGAAAAAAATTGGTTTTGACGTCGATCCTATCGTCACCATCCCCCGCATCGGCTTAACGCTGGCAAGCGACACGCAGATTGTGATTAAAGAGCCGGCCACGCCCGCGCCTGAAATGGCGGTGCCGGAAACGGCGGTGCAGCAGGATACCGCCGACTTGCGCCTTAATGAGGAGCCTGGCGAGAACGCACTGCCCGAACGGGACAGCCGCCTTGCTCGTGCTCGCTGGCTGGCAGGGATGTTAATGATCCTGCTGGTTTTGCTGATGAGTGTGGGCATCATCGGCCACAGCAACGCGCGGGAAAACCGCTTCATCGAGGATTATCGTTTTGCCACCACCATAGGGGCCTGCCACGTGTGGCTGGCAAAGGGCATCCAGACGCAGAGTGAACGTGCCAAAGCGCTGGCCTATGTCGATCAGTTTAAAGCGGAATGTGCAGACTACCCGTGGATCTATATCAGCTGGTATGAATTGTTACCGCGCGCTTCCGTTATTCGCTGTGACAAGTCAATGAAAGAGCCTAACCGCTGCATCTCTGATTATTTTATTGAGGACCGCTAG